The nucleotide window GTGGATTTGCGTAATTCACGACAATCTCCTGGTCCCTGGTTCAACTCGCTTTAACGTGGCGGCGCGAGGGGATTTTGGATCGCCCGACGTCAAGCGGGCATCGGCGCCGATCCAAGCACAATGCCCGGGCCGCAGCTTCCGAAGATGTGGAAGCGTATGATGACCAGACGAATCCGTCTCCCTACGGACAAGGTCGATGTCGCGTAGTATATCCAGGAACACCGGCAACGCCTAAAGTTCTGATGCAAACAGAAGCGCGTGAGGTAGCATGGCCAACGGTTTGACGCCGACCTCATCGCGACCAATAGTCTGGCCGGGCGCGCGGTCATTGCGGGCAGTACGGCGGGATCCCACGTCGCCATTCAATGCCCGTTGCCGCGGAGTTCTGGCGCCAGAGTTCCATTGCAAACATCCCCAGCCGGCTCGGCGGACACTGGTGGAACCCGACGTTAAGCCGACCCTAAAACGCGATCGCCTGTTTTCGATCCCTGCATTCACGCGCAAGCCGCCCTGGACGCTGATCGGGCTCAAGGAACCGATACCGACCGCCTCCGTTATAGGCAGTGGATCGCGGCTGAGATCCTTCCGGTTTGCGGCGCGTGGTTCTCTTGCACCAGTTCGGCCGTCCCGCGATCCGGTGCAACTTAGTGTATGCCGGAAAGGCACATGCACGCTCGAGCGCCATCACGCGCGACAACCACCGGTCGTCTCGGCGGAACACATCTGCGCGTAGTGTTATGCGTTGCCGCGCTACTCTCGCTCTTCCTGTCCATCCATCTTTCGGTCTCGGGAAGTCTTCTGTTCCCCTATGTTGCGGCGTTCGCAACATCTTTCGCTCTGATCTGTCTCGAATCGCGGCGGCTCTCGACGGGGTTTGTCATCGCCGCCTTTCTTCTGTTGACGGCAACCGTGGCGTTCTTCGCTTTGTCGATCCCGTACGCGGTCGACCCGTCGCGTCGCCTGCTCTCACTAGCCCAACTATACGTGGCCCTCATCACCAACTACGGACTTTTTCTCGGATTATCTTCGTTGCACTCTCGAACGATTTCCCGCCTGTTCCTGTCTGTGGCCGTCTTCATGCTGATAGTCGCGACATTGGAGGTCTATTTCGGGCTGAGACCGTTTGTCGACGCAGTCCGGTCCGTGATTCATCGGGAGTATTACGACGACACGACGCGAGACTTGGCGCTCTACGGTGCCGTGCGACCAAGTGTCTTTGCTTCGGAACCGTCGCTCGTAGGCATTTTCTGGGGCCTGTCGCTGTGCGGGTGGCTTCTCGCCGATGTGGACAGGTTTGGGATCAGACGGCTTGTTGTCGCTTCACTGCTAACCGCATCTGCGGTTTTTGTAATTCGCTCGCCCACCATATTCTATGCCGTCACCATCTGCGTGATCGGGTTGATCGTTGACCGATTGAGAAGAAGCCCTAATCCCGGCGTGCGATTGATCAAATCGGTATCACTGCTTGCCTGCTTCATCGTGGTCATCGCCTCGACCTCGCTGCTCATGCATGCCGCCGACGAATTCGGAGGATTGATCGAGAACATAGTCAAGGGAGACAGCTTCTACTCTCGTCAGATTGGACCGTACCGTCTTGCGTCCAGCATGGCCGACACCAGTCCGTTCTTTGGCTTCGGATTGGGAGGTGACGCGGAAATGACACCTTACGCGATGGACGCGTTCTCGCCCGTCATCGAAAACATGATCGCGGGTATCGACGCAGCGGACGTCGACAGCGTTCGGGGCATGGGCCTCAATTTCAGAGAGGGCAAGGCAAGTCATCTGCTCACAAACTCGTTTTGGCAGTTTTGGATTTCATTTGGCATTCTCGGCGGCGCGATCGTGGTCGCCATCATGGCATTTGCGCTGGCGGAATTGGGCGTGAGCGAAATTGGTTTTGTGCTGCTCGGGGCGACACTTATGGGGCAAACCATGGGAGCCGTCGTGATTGCTCCAGCGTGGACGCCCCTGTTTGTCATCGCCGCCCTTACGGTTGGCTGGGCGCACGCTTCTCGCGCAACAAAGGCGAGCTAATGTTCGGATATTTCTCCGATCTTGCTTCACTTGCAAACCGCGACGTCTGCGTTGTGGGCGGTGGACCGGCAGGTATCGCGGTTGCGCTTGCTTGCGAGGAGCGTGGGCTCTCGGTTCTCCTTCTGGAATCAGGAAAGGATAGGGTCGACCCGTTTTTTGCTGGCCTCAGCACCGGACATGACATTGACTTGGAGACGCATGCGGCCCCGCATCTGGCTATCTGCCGTGCTCTTGGTGGCGCCTCGAAATGGTGGGGAGGCAGGTGCACGCCCCTCGACGAAATGGATTTTGCGAAACGAGCTTTCGTACAAGCGAGCTGGCCTATTTCTTATGCAGAATTGGCAATCTGCTATGATAGTGCCGCCGAGTTCTTTGGTGTTGCGCCCGCGGACTTTATTGCGCCGATTCCGCCATGGGGGCGATTGGAAGGCGTGCGATTTGAAGATCTAGAGCGATGGACGCCTGAAAGGGATGTAAGCAAGCGCCATCGCGAGCGCCTCGCCAACTCGAAAGACATTGTATTAGTGGCCGAAACTACCGTAACCGAAATTCACGTCTCGGAGGATGCTCGACACGTCAGCCGCTTGACCGTTCGCAGTCGGGAGAAATCGATCACCATCTCGCCTAGATACATCGTTCTCGCTTGCGGCGGTCTGGAAACAACACGTCTACTGCTGTGGACGCAAAGCAAGTTCCCAAAGCTCTTTGGAGGACCTGACGGACCGTTGGGACGGTATTATTCAGGCCATATTTCCGGCAAGATAGCCAACTTGGTCCTGAGCGACCCCGCCCATTTTGCCGCCCACGACTACTTCCTCGATTCGGGCGTCTTCGTGCGCAGGCGATTTACATTTCCTCCGGAGGTCCAACGACGCGAGGAGCTTCTCAATATCGCCCTTTATGCAGACAACCCGCCGTTCCATTCTGCCGACCATCGCAACGGCGCGCTATCACTTGCGTGGCTCGCGTTGGCAACTCCGATCCTAGGACGCTTTCTTGCATCGGAAGGCGTACGGATCAGTCACCTGGGCCCAGCACCCTATCAGTGGTTTCAACACCTTAGAAACATTTTGTTGCAGCCTGTAGCCACGTGGGCGAGCATTGTAAGCATTCTGAATCAGAGATACTTTAGCGTTCCCAGGAAACCAGGCTTTCTATTGTTCAACGAGCGCGGGCGATACGCTCTTCACTACCATGCCGAGCAATCGCCAAATCCGAAGTCGCGAGTAATGTTGAGCTCCAAATTTGACGCATTTGGCTTGCCATACTTGCGCGTCCGGCTTCGGTTTAGCGAAGCGGATGCACAAAGCGTCGTCAGAGCTCATTCAATTCTTGACACGGCCTTGAGGCAATCAGGATTGGGCCATCTCGAATTCGGTGAACCCGGCGCGGGGTCTCGCGTCAAGCATGTGCTTCGCCAGGCAAAGGATGGCTTTCATCAAATCGGAGGCACACGCATGGGCTTTGATCCTCAGCAAAGTGTTGTGAACACTGATTGCCGCACGCACGATCTTGAAAATTTGTACATTGCGTCCAGTTCGGTGTTTTCTTCAACCGGCCAAGCTAATCCAACATTTCCCATGGTGGCTCTGGGTTTCAGATTGTCGGCTCATCTCGCAAGCCAAATAGCCAGGGAAAGGATTGCGGGAGGCAGCAAACATCGTCTTGCTCCATGAGACAGGTCTATTCAAAAGCGCTGGAGCGCAACGTGTCGGCAATAGGCTTCGGGTGTGCGTCCCTTGGCTCTCGGATTTCGCCAAGCGACGGTCGCCGAGCCGTAGAAATGGCTCTCGAACACGGCGTGAGGTGGTTTGACGTTGCCCCTTCATACGGGGATGGACAGGCTGAGGAGCTGCTTGGCAGTTGCCTGCAAGGTCAGCGCGATAGAGTTGTTATTTG belongs to Bradyrhizobium icense and includes:
- a CDS encoding GMC oxidoreductase, with amino-acid sequence MFGYFSDLASLANRDVCVVGGGPAGIAVALACEERGLSVLLLESGKDRVDPFFAGLSTGHDIDLETHAAPHLAICRALGGASKWWGGRCTPLDEMDFAKRAFVQASWPISYAELAICYDSAAEFFGVAPADFIAPIPPWGRLEGVRFEDLERWTPERDVSKRHRERLANSKDIVLVAETTVTEIHVSEDARHVSRLTVRSREKSITISPRYIVLACGGLETTRLLLWTQSKFPKLFGGPDGPLGRYYSGHISGKIANLVLSDPAHFAAHDYFLDSGVFVRRRFTFPPEVQRREELLNIALYADNPPFHSADHRNGALSLAWLALATPILGRFLASEGVRISHLGPAPYQWFQHLRNILLQPVATWASIVSILNQRYFSVPRKPGFLLFNERGRYALHYHAEQSPNPKSRVMLSSKFDAFGLPYLRVRLRFSEADAQSVVRAHSILDTALRQSGLGHLEFGEPGAGSRVKHVLRQAKDGFHQIGGTRMGFDPQQSVVNTDCRTHDLENLYIASSSVFSSTGQANPTFPMVALGFRLSAHLASQIARERIAGGSKHRLAP